ATCCCCGATACTTCTAATTCGCCGCCTTCATCTAATTTTCCTTTGACGTCGAGGTCAATGACTTTATTGTCATTGCTGAGATTACCTTTACCGGAAACGATCGCCAAATTGACTGGGGTACTCAATGCGCCAGACCGTTGGCGGGCAATCAAAGTCAGTTGACCTCGCCGCAGTTGAATACGGTTGATATTTACCTTGAGATCGTCGTCATCTGAGTCATCGGGAGTGATTTCTAGGTCAAGCCAGCGACGGGCTTCATTTTGTTCAACGGTGATTTGAGGATTGACCAGGGTGAGATTGAGATCTAACTGGCGGCGAATGAGTAATGTCCAAAGATTAAAATCAACGGCGATCGCCTCCACTTGAATCCGATCATTTGACGCTTCCGTGGGAGGCAATTCCGAAGCGCCAAACCGCAGTTCCCTCCAAGACAACCCTTGAACACGGCCAATTTGAATTGGGCGATTGATTGTTTTGCTGAGTTGCTGTTCGATTTGTGGCGATAAACGCTGAAAGATAAAATAGCGACCATAGCCAATGCTGGCTCCTGCCGTCACGACCATACCCGCAGCAACGCCGACAATCCACCGTTTTGGCCAACGGGCATTATTTTGTTGTTGCCCTGGAAGTTCGGGGGGAGAAGAAGGGGTTGGGCTCATGGCGACAGTGGTCTGCTGGAACTGCGATCATTATAGATAGATTGACCCAAAGGAAAATGTTTTGTGGCCAGCTGATCTACGAAACTTACCACCCGCTTGCTCAAAACCATGGGGCGATCGCCCCATGGCGGGTTCAAAAAAACACAAAAAAGGGAAGTCAGTGCTGTGCTGCTTCCCTGCTGAGGCTAGATAATTACGTCGATAGTGAGCGAGAGATCCTCGAAACCTGAGATATAAACCTAGATTTTGACCGTTTGGGCCATGGCTTTAAACGCGGCCATGTTTGCCCCAGGGCGACGCCGCTGGGAACGGTTGCCGGGGTTGAGGAGATAGCCCGTGGCGAAACCACCGACCATGGCCGTTTGGGCCTGGGCTGCTTCTTGGCTGGCCGCCTGAACCGCAGCGGCGATGATGCTTTCTGGATCGCTCGCAGTAGGGGCACTCACCACAGGGGCAGGGGCAGCTGCCACAGGCTCACCTGATGCGTTAGCCTCAGGGGTTTCTACTGCCTCAGAGCGCACTGCTGGGGCCATGGGCGCAGCGGCGGTAGATTCATCGCCCTGGGCGGGCAGTTCCATAAAAAAGTCGTCTTTTTTCTTTCCTAAAATTTTTCCAAGCACGGGCAAGCTCCTAAGGATTTTTGAAAATACGTTTAAATGGCCTTCAACGTTTTTGTCAGTATCTTTGTCAATTGAGGGTGAAGGCACTAGCGGTGTTAAGTTACGCTGATTCTATTGATTAAGTTTTATTAAGTCAAGAAAATCTTGGTAATTCAAGTTTTTTTGAGTATTTATGACCATTGATCCCTGAGAAAATGATAAAAAGTAGCCACAGCACACGGAAAAATGAGAGGCGATCGCCATGGGTCAGGTAGAAACAATTTTGCGCGACATGCCTGGGGATCCTTTAACGGGCCTCAAGGCCGCAGACCAGCGCTGGCGGGCCTGGCGACAGGGGGAGATTTCCCACGACCCGATGGTGCAGACTGGGACGGACGAGTTTCCAGGCTATGACTGTGATGTGCTGGTCTGCGGGGGAACCCTCGGTCTGCTCTTGGGGGCAGCGCTCCAGCGGCGGGGTTGGCAGGTGATTATTTTAGAGCGGGGCATGTTGCAGGGGCGGGTGCAGGAATGGAATATCTCCCGGGGGGAGTTGGAAATCTTGGTCGATCTAGAGCTACTCAGTGAGGCGGAACTACGGGAGGCGATCGCCACAGAATTCAACCCCCTGCGCATCCAGTTCCATGGGGGGGATCCCCTCTGGGTCAAAAACATTCTCAACATCGGTGTCAGTCCCCGCCGCCTGTTGGCTAAGGTCAAGGAAAAATTCCTCACTTGGGGCGGCAAAATTTTTGAAAACCAAAGCTGTACAAAGATCACGATTTCACCGGGTGGGGCGATCGCCAAAACGGCAAAATTCACTTTCCGTACCCGTTCAATCCTCGATGCAATGGGGCATTTTTCCCCCATTGCCCAACAGGTGCGCCAGGGCCAGAAACCAGACGGAGTCTGTCTTGTTGTGGGGAGTTGTGCCCAGGGTTTTGCAGACAACAATAAAGGAGATTTAATCTACTCCTGCACACCGATCCGGAACCAGTGCCAATATTTCTGGGAAGCTTTTCCGGCCCAAGATGGCCGCACCACCTACCTATTTACTTACCTAGATGCCCATCCCCAGCGCTTTGATTTGGCCTTTTTGCTGGAAGAATATTTCAAGCTATTGCCGGATTATCAGCAAGTAGATTTAGAGGCCCTGGACTTTCAACGATTTCTCTTTGGTTTTTTCCCCAGTTATCGCCGCAGTCCCCTCCGTTATCCTTGGGGCCGTATTTTACCGATTGGGGACAGTAGTGGCGCCCAGTCTCCGGTGAGTTTTGGGGGGTTTGGGTCCATGTTGCGGCATCTGGGGCGATTAACCACTGGTCTGGATGACGCCCTAAAACAAGATTGTTGCGATCGCCAAGGGTTAGCTCTGTTGCAGCCTTACCAGCCGAATATTTCGGTGACTTGGCTATTCCAGAAGGCCATGAGCGTCGGCATCAATCAAACCTGTCCGCCTAACCAAATTAATGATCTGTTGAATGCTGTTTTTGGGGTGATGGCCCAGCTCGGTGAAGAGACTCTCAATCCTTTTTTGCAAGATGTGGTGCAGTTTAAGGGGCTGACACGAACATTGCCCCGGGTAGATTTTAAAACAGTGCTGCCTTTGCTGCCCCATTTGGGAGTGGGCGCCCTAGCCGACTGGTTGCGTCACTATCTAACCTTGGGACTCTATACCTCTGGCTATGGCCTCAGCCAGCGCTTACCCCTGGGGGATAGTTATCGCATCAAACGGCAGGTTGAAGCTTGGCAATATGGCTCAGGTCAAGATTTCCACGGCGTGCCAACCCAAGCAAACAGTTAACCGATAAACCCCACAAGGCTAAAAGGCGATCGCCCCCAAACGGTTTTGTAACATCTGCGGAAACTGGGCGTAATAGCGCTGGTTTAACGGTGAGGGGTGGGGCAGGGGCGCCAGGGTGACGATTTTTTGGTGCTCCATCCCCAGGGCATCCGTTGCCCGCAGGGTCACCGCTAGAGTGTTCTCGAAGCGATCGCCCCGCCGAAAAAAACCATTCACTTCTCCTGGGCGACCATAGGGCTCGAACCATTTAAACGCCTCCGTGCCCAGGGTAATAATTTGATTGCCCTCCCAGTGCAACACCAAAAGTCGCTCCACAAAAGGTCGAAACCGTTCTTTTACCGCCACCGCATAGGCTTTATTTCCTGGCGGTTTGTAGGGCACAGTGTTGGTTAACAGGAGGCGATCGCACACCGTTTCTAACTGCTTTTTATCAGAAACCCGTTGGTGGTGCATGGCGTAATAAAACCCCTGGCGCACCAAAGTGCCCGCCGCCCCGTAGAGGGGTTGTCGGGCATGGACTTCATCTCGACCCAAGTCCCGCCCAAAAAAGCACAAAGAGGCCTTCAGATTGCCGGCGTACAGTACAGGCTGTGTTGGTTCTAGCCGTGCGGCTTGGTAAATCGGCACATCGATGGGAAAAGGCTCCCGCTCCGCCTCTGTCCGCACCTGGGCGATGAGGGTCGCAATATCCGTCATGGTCTTTTTTTAGAGAATGCAAAAGATCCTTGCCATTGTTGGCGATCGCTATGGCCCTTTGTCAACCTCACACCGCAAAATTCTTGGCATTAACATCCCCAAAATGACAAAAATGAATTAAATCTTCACAAAAAAATTAATATTATTCGTGCAAATATTGCGCCAGGTTCCATGTCCCTGCCAAAAAACAATCAACTTGTTTTTAAATGCAATAAAAATCCAAACAAAATCTGCCACTTCAACGCCTAAAAAATACTGCTCGAGAGAAAAAATTAACCTTGTGATTGCCAAAAAGTGAAAGATCTTTTAGCAAGCGATCAGTTAGACAATGTTTTACCTTTTAAGACTTAAATCGAACTGAAGGGATCAACAAACCGATAACATATTTGTTTTTGTGTATTGTTGCAAACGTTTTGTTAGTTGCCGAGGAGAATATGGGTATATTAATACCGAGAATGCTCTAGACATAGAATATGACTGCTGCCGGCAATACGCTCAATCTCATCGCCGATCAACTCAACCACCTCTGCCAAACTAGGGCAACAGGTGAGCTGATCGTGGGGAATAGTCAATACCAGGGACATATTCATCTCCTGTCGGGGCGTCTTCTCCATGCCACCGCAGGGATCCACTCCACCCGCCGTTGGAACCGCATCACCCAGCGACTCGCCCCCCAATGGAGGCCGAATCCCCAGGAGCTCAACAGTCCCCACATGTGGGAATACCAACTCCTCTACCAGGGGATTACGACGAAACAATTAACAGTAATGCAGGCGAAGGCGATCATTCGGGCGATCGCCCAAGAAGTCTTCTTCGATCTCGGTTGTTACCCCGATGCCAAGGTCGAATGGAACGAAAACCAAAAAAACGCCACAGAAATTGCCCTGAGCTTGTCCCTGTCCTATCTGGAAGTAGAACCCGACCTTAACCGCGTCACACAGCTCCAACAACAATGGCAGGCCGCTGGATTAGGGAACCTAAGCCCCACCCTAGCACCAGTGCTCAAGCCCGGCATTGACCCCAGTGCCCTCGGCGTTTTGGGTCAATATCTCAACGGCGAATTTTCCATGTGGGATATTTCCATGCGCCTGGGTAAATCCGTTAATAGCGTTGCCAATGCCCTGATCCCTCTCCTTAAAAAACGCATTGTTCAACTCAAAAAAATTGCGGATCTCCCCCATCCCCTCGCCAGCACCGACAGTTCTGCTGGTAACAATAACCAAGCCAATGGCAGCGTGAGTCCGAAAAAACGAGATGCCCTCATTGCCTGCATCGATGACAGCCCCGTTATCCTCCAGACCCTCCGAAAAATTCTTGAAAGTGCAGGTTATCGGACCATTGGCATCAGTGAACCCATGCGGGGGGTTGCCAAACTTATCGAAAGCCAACCAGATATCATCATCCTCGATCTGGTCATGCCCAACGCCAGTGGCTACAGCGTTTGCAAATTCCTGCGGCAAACCTCTGTCTTTGAGAAAACTCCCATTATCGTGCTGACCAGTCGCGACACCCTAATCGATCGCAACCGAGCGAAGTTGGTGGGCGCTTCTGACTTTCTGGGGAAACCTCCAGATCCAGAAAAAACCATTGCCCTGATCGAAAGATACCTCGATGAAGTGGGCGAACAAGGTAGTGATTCTGCCAAGCTTCAAACAAAAACCTAAAACTCTTCTTGAGAAATTCTCATTCTGCCCCCTGTTTTTCTAGGTTTTCCCCTTTAGAATAAAGATTGCTACTTTACTTTAATTTCTAAATTTTCTCAGAGGTTTACGATGGCAACGCTATTACTTGTTGAAGACAGTCCGACTGAAGCACAAATCATTACGAGTTGTTTAGAAAATGCCGGATTTAGCCTTTTAAAGGTCACTACTGCTGAGGCGGCGAAAGCAATTTTAGATCAAAAAATGATTGATGGAATTGTGTTAGATGTTGTGTTGCCGGGTCAAAGTGGATTTGGTTTTTGCCGGGAGGTTAAAAATGATCCAAAAACTAAAGATATTCCTGTGATTATGTGTTCCAGTAAGTCTGAAAAAATGGATAAAAAATGGGCTAGTAAACAAGGTGCAAATGATTATGTTACCAAACCTATTGACCAAAACGAACTGTTAAATGCCGTTCGACGTTGGGTTCATTAGGGAAGCCTGTGACTGACCTGAGTTTGATTTTTGATTGTGGTCAGTCTTTAAACTTTCTTCTGCCCCATTACCTGAAGGATTTTCTATGACCGCCAATTCCCCCGCCATCGAAGGAACCACAACTCAGTATATTAGCTTCCTGCTATCCAATGGTTTAAGGGGCATGCTTCCTACCAGTCAATTGGTAGAAACCATCAATCTGGACTTGGGCAATATTGTCCAAATTCCTGATTTACCTCCTGTGGTGGTGGGGGTCTGCGGTTGGCGGGGTGAGGTGCTGTGGTTGCTGGATTTGGCCTATGCCCTGCGATCGCCACCGCTCCTTTCGGGGGACTATGCCGATGCAAAATGTAGTGTTCTCAGGGTCAATGTCAACAAACAAACCTTCGGTATTGTGGTCACAGAAGTGCAACAGCTGATCCGTTGCGATCGCCAAAATATTTCCCCAGAACTTCCTCCACAAATTGACCCAGATGTTGCCCCATTGGTAGCAGGAAAATTTCGACAACCCTCCGGTGAAATCATCCTCAACATCAACCTTGAAGCCCTTCTTGAGAGTATTAAACAGCCTGCTTAAACAGCGTCACACTACCGGAAATTCCCAGTTCCAGTGTAGATAAAGAGCCCCTGATTTTTTGTTCCCCTCTGAATTTTAAATTCTCCTAAAACTGCCATGACTCAAGCGCCTATCCGACCCAACAATCCCCAGAATAACAACCTCGATACCCAGACCTTCAGACATGACCGCAAAGAGCGGCCCATCGAAGAAACAGTCACCATTGTGCCCGTCCAATCGACCAATGCCAATCATTCCACATTGACCTCAAAAGCGGGGACCTTGGTCAATGAACTGAGTAGCCTCCGGTCAAACATCGACATGATGACAGAGGAACTCCAGTCCCTCTTGGCGACAGAGCGGGCAGCGGTAGAGCGGGCCGAACTCTTGAACGCGATGACTTCCCACATTCGCGAATCTTTGAGTTTCGAATATATCCTCAACGCCACAGTTTCAGATGCCCGCAATGCCCTGGATGTAGATCGGGTTGTGATCTATGTTTTTGATGACCCAGACTGGCTTGGGAAAGTTGCGTATGAATCGGTGGAACGCCGTTGGCCCAGTGCCCTGGGGACGGCTTATTCTCTGATCGGCTTATCAGATCATGCCATTAAGCTTTTTCAGCAGGGCCGGGTAGAAACGATTGATCACATTGACCATGCAGCGACTGCCGATGGCACTCAACTCGATCAACTACGCCAACTGGAAGTACAGGCCAGCCTAACTGCGCCCCTCCTCCTCGAAGGCAACTTATATGGTCTATTGGTGGCACATCAGTGTTCGATGGCCCGCCAGTGGTCGGAGTCGGAGGTGGAATTTTTCCGGCAATTGGCTGTGCAGGTAGGCTATGCCCTCGACCAAGCCCAATTGTTAGACCAGCAACGAACAGCGGCAGAACAGGCCCAGTGGCTTAATCAGATCAGTGCCCAAATTCGAGAAGCAGGGAGCCCCGAGGATATTTTTGCGGCGGTAGTGCAAGAGCTCCATAATGCCCTCAAAGCAGATCGGGTGGTGGTTTACCGTCTCGGGGAAGGGACTGAGGGGGGCCAGGTCATTGCTGAGTCCATTGAACGACAGCTCCCCAGTATCATGGGCATGGGCTTAAACGCTCCTTGGTTGGATGCCAGCCACCAAGAGGCTTACTTACGGGGCCAATTAAATGCTGTCGAAGATATTTATGATGCCAACCTCGATGAAACAGTCCTCAATCATCTAAAGGGAAAGGGTATTCGGGCCAGTGCGATCGCCCCGATTATCAGTCGTCAAAAACTCATGGGCTTTTTGATGGTGCACCAATGTTCCCTGCCCCGGCGGTGGTCAGACAGTGATCTCGAAATTTTACGCCAGGCAGCGACCCAGGTCGGCACATCCTTAGATCAAGTTTTTGCCCTCCAGCAACAGGAAACTGCCGCTCTCCAAGCCCAGATTCTCAATGAATTGTCTTCCCGGTTAGGGAGCTTTAGTGACGTTGAAGAAATCATTGAAACCGTGGTTGACGACGCCCGAGAAGCCCTTAATGCCGATCGCGTTTTGATTTTCCGGATCAGCTCCCAGGATAAAGTGATGGCGATCGCCGAATCCGCCGATCCCCGCTGGAAAAGCCTCACAGGCAAGAGCCTCCAAGACTGCGGTTTAGACGAGCGCTATCTGAAACAAGCCCAAAGGGGAAAACTCACCACCATCAATCGCCTCGGGGATGCAGGTTTTAGTAACACCCAACTCGAAGCCCTCGAATCTGCCCAAGTGCGTTCTCTCATGATTGCCCCAATCACCATTGAGCGGAATCTTTTTGGGCTGATGGTGGTACATAGCTGTCAGGGGTCACGACTGTGGCAAGACATTGACAGCAACCTCCTGCGGCAGATTACGAACCAAGTCAACTTTGCCCTAGAACGCATCAGCCTCATTGAACAGCGGCAAATGACTGCGGAACGAGCCCAGCGCCTCAGTGATATTAGTGCCCGTCTTCAGGAATCCTTAGAGGTAAAAGAAATTTTGGGGGCGGCCGTAGAAGAAACCAGAGAAATTCTTGCTGCTGACCGGGCCATTGTTTACCGCCTCGACCAAAACTGGCGCGGTCTAATCAACGCCGAATCCGTTGTGCCCGGATTTGAATCAATCCTCGGCCTCAAGACCAATGAAC
The nucleotide sequence above comes from [Synechococcus] sp. NIES-970. Encoded proteins:
- a CDS encoding hypothetical protein (conserved hypothetical protein), coding for MLGKILGKKKDDFFMELPAQGDESTAAAPMAPAVRSEAVETPEANASGEPVAAAPAPVVSAPTASDPESIIAAAVQAASQEAAQAQTAMVGGFATGYLLNPGNRSQRRRPGANMAAFKAMAQTVKI
- the cruP gene encoding lycopene cyclase CruP, coding for MGQVETILRDMPGDPLTGLKAADQRWRAWRQGEISHDPMVQTGTDEFPGYDCDVLVCGGTLGLLLGAALQRRGWQVIILERGMLQGRVQEWNISRGELEILVDLELLSEAELREAIATEFNPLRIQFHGGDPLWVKNILNIGVSPRRLLAKVKEKFLTWGGKIFENQSCTKITISPGGAIAKTAKFTFRTRSILDAMGHFSPIAQQVRQGQKPDGVCLVVGSCAQGFADNNKGDLIYSCTPIRNQCQYFWEAFPAQDGRTTYLFTYLDAHPQRFDLAFLLEEYFKLLPDYQQVDLEALDFQRFLFGFFPSYRRSPLRYPWGRILPIGDSSGAQSPVSFGGFGSMLRHLGRLTTGLDDALKQDCCDRQGLALLQPYQPNISVTWLFQKAMSVGINQTCPPNQINDLLNAVFGVMAQLGEETLNPFLQDVVQFKGLTRTLPRVDFKTVLPLLPHLGVGALADWLRHYLTLGLYTSGYGLSQRLPLGDSYRIKRQVEAWQYGSGQDFHGVPTQANS
- a CDS encoding two component response regulator; protein product: MTAAGNTLNLIADQLNHLCQTRATGELIVGNSQYQGHIHLLSGRLLHATAGIHSTRRWNRITQRLAPQWRPNPQELNSPHMWEYQLLYQGITTKQLTVMQAKAIIRAIAQEVFFDLGCYPDAKVEWNENQKNATEIALSLSLSYLEVEPDLNRVTQLQQQWQAAGLGNLSPTLAPVLKPGIDPSALGVLGQYLNGEFSMWDISMRLGKSVNSVANALIPLLKKRIVQLKKIADLPHPLASTDSSAGNNNQANGSVSPKKRDALIACIDDSPVILQTLRKILESAGYRTIGISEPMRGVAKLIESQPDIIILDLVMPNASGYSVCKFLRQTSVFEKTPIIVLTSRDTLIDRNRAKLVGASDFLGKPPDPEKTIALIERYLDEVGEQGSDSAKLQTKT
- a CDS encoding two-component response regulator, coding for MATLLLVEDSPTEAQIITSCLENAGFSLLKVTTAEAAKAILDQKMIDGIVLDVVLPGQSGFGFCREVKNDPKTKDIPVIMCSSKSEKMDKKWASKQGANDYVTKPIDQNELLNAVRRWVH
- a CDS encoding hypothetical protein (conserved hypothetical protein, CheW-like domain), which codes for MTANSPAIEGTTTQYISFLLSNGLRGMLPTSQLVETINLDLGNIVQIPDLPPVVVGVCGWRGEVLWLLDLAYALRSPPLLSGDYADAKCSVLRVNVNKQTFGIVVTEVQQLIRCDRQNISPELPPQIDPDVAPLVAGKFRQPSGEIILNINLEALLESIKQPA